CCACCTATGCCCTCCGTCTCGGCGGCTTGCTTCTTGCCAACTGCTTGCCTCAACACGGCCGGTTTCGAACATTTATGGACGCCCTGCCGGGAACCCTGTTGGTGTCTTTGGTGGCACCCAACATTTTGGCGGCCGGATCGTGGGGTTTTCTCGCCGCCGCGTGCACTGCCGCCCTCGCGGCGAAAACAAAGAATCTTTTCCTGGCCATGCTGGTGGGCATGACCATTGTGGGCCTGGCCCGACACCTGTTTCCCGGCTGAAAGAACCGGTGAGGCGAGCTTGCCTCAGGAAGGCCGTGGCGCATCCTCTTCTTCATCCACGGCGAGGCAAGGGGTTACGGCCCTGAGCCCACCCAAAGAAAACCGAATGATATGTTCGGCCAGTCGGTCGATGAGATCCTGGGATATGGGCTGTCCCAAGAGGTATTCCAGGTCTTCCGGGCGCACCGTAAAGACGGCCCGACACTGATTGATGATGCTCAGTTCGCTGAAAAGAAGACGCTCGTCGTTGGTGGGCAGTCCCGTCAAGTCGGAAAGCAGCTTGAGAAGAAACAGGCGGTGGGGCTCAATAAGTTCCTGCAGCGCATCCCGAATGAGGCCTGTGGGATTGGCCAGTTCTTGAAAGTAGAGACGGGTAAACTGCCCGTGGCGGCTCTTTTTCACAAAGTTGATCAGCAGGTCACGAATCAGGGCAGCGAACCGTTCCCGCGGCGGCACATGCTCGGACACCACAGGCCCCTCTTTCAAGTCTTTGCGAAAGGCATGTTTCCACGCTTGCACGTAAAGGGAAGCCTTGTCTCCAAAGTGATAATTCACTGCTGCGATGTTGGCCCCTGCGCGACGACATATATCCACGAGGCGGGCCCCGCGGTAGCCCTTTTCGGCAAAGACCTCGCAGGCGGCTTCCAAAAGCCGTGTGCGTGTGGCGAGCCCGTCGCGTCGCAGAGCCATTTTTTTCTCCGTCCTTTCGCATTCGATGCGTGAAAGCCGCGCCCTTCACGGAAGATGACCCACGAGGTCTTGAACCGGCAAGAGGGATCCCGCCCTTTTGTCGACCCTGAGCGGCCCTTTGAAAGGTGATGGCCGGTGACACTGCCCGATCCGCCCTGCCCTGTGCGCGGCCTTTCCAAAGAACCGTTGACTTTTTCACATCGAATTTTTAAATATGAAATTCAAAACACAATTTGAAGTAGACGTTTGGATTTGTCAACCCTTTCTTGGTGAGGGCTTGTTCATGCAGGGGCGCAAAGGGTTTAGGAGTCAGGAGTTGAGCCGCTATTGGAGGCGATGCGCCGGAGTGTGCTGTGCCGACAACTCGGTCAGAGTCGCCAGGTGGTGGGCGGCTCTTTTTTTAACGGTTGGGCTTTTGGGGTGGGCCGGGGTCGATCCCATTCTTGGAGCCGACCCTTCGAATTCGGGGCAGAACAAGCCCGTGCCCGTAGGTGTCGTGCCCGTTCGAGTCAAAGACGTAAACCCGGCCACGGAATACGTGGGCCATGTGGAAGCGTTGCAGACGGTGGACCTTCGAGCTCGCGTGGAGGGTTTTCTTCAAGAAGTGCGTTTTCGGGAAGGAGCGCGGGTGCGTGCCGGCGATGTGCTTTATGTGATTGAGCAGGACCTTTACAAGGCCCGTGTGGAAGCATCCAAGGCCCAGGTGGCCCAGGCCGAAGCCGCGCTGGACCGGGCCGATCGCTATCTTAAAAGGCTTCGGGCAGCCCGCGCGGAAAGTGTTCCCGCCACAGACATGGACAATGCGGTGACGGCAAGAGCGGAAGCAGCGGCGCGCTTGCAGGCGGCCAAGGCCCAGCTGGCCATCGATCAACTCCAATTAAGCTACACGGTGGTGACCTCACCCATTACCGGGCGCATCGGCCGTACGGCCTATACGGTGGGGAACCTTGTGGGGCCCAGTTCCGGAGTCCTTGCGCGCATTGTCCAAGAAGACCCGATCCGTGTCGTCTACGGAGTCAGTGAAAACGATGTGGCGGCGGTTCAGGCCGCCTTGCGGGAAGCCGCTTCCGGAAAAAACAATCGGGTGTTGGCCCCCTCCTTGCGGCTTCTGGACGGGACGGCCTATGCGTCCACGGGTACCGTACAGTTTGTGGACAACCAGGTGGATCCTTCGACGGGAACCATTGCGGTGCGAGCCGTATTTCCCAACCCGGACGGGCTGTTGATTCCCGGCCAGTACGTCACGGTGCTGGTCAAGGCTCGGGACCCTAACCCCTTGCCGGTGGTGCCGCAGTCGGCCGTTCTGGTGGATCAAAAGGGTCATTACGTCCTGATTGTGGATGCTTCAGGCACGGTGGCGGCTCGATACATCAGCCTTGGGCCGACCCTGGGCACCGAGTGGGCCGTGACCTCAGGGCTGGTGGAGGGGGAACAGGTCATCGTGCAGGGCCTTCAGAAGGTGCGGCCCGGCCAGACGGTGCGCCCTGAAGTGTTGACGGAACAAAGGGGGTAGCGGTCATGTTTTCTCGGATTTTCATCGAACGACCGCGCCTTGCGGCGGTGGTGTCCATCGTCATCACCATCGGAGGGCTCATTGCTCTCTTCAACATCCCCGTGGCCCAATACCCTCAGATTACACCGCCGGAAATCTTCGTCACTGCCGCCTACCCCGGCGCCGGGGCTGAGGTGATTTCCCAGACGGTGGCTGCTCCCATCGAAAAGGAAGTCAACGGCGTCGAAGACATGCTCTATATGTCATCCACGTGTTCCGACGACGGCACCTATCAGTTATCGGTCACCTTTGCCGTGGGCACCAATCCCGACATCGACCAGGTGAATTTGCAAAACCGGGTGCAACTGGCCATACCCAAGCTTCCTGCGGAAGTGGTGGCGCAAGGGATCACGGTGCGGCGCCGTTCTTCGGACATCATGGCGGCGGTCAGTTTTTATTCTCCCAAGGGCACTCAAACCATGCTTTCCCTGAGCCATTTCATGAGCAATGTGGTCAAGGACGCATTGGTGCGCCTGCCCGGGGTGAGCGACGTGTTCATCTTTGGAGAAAAGGAGTACAGCCTTCGCATTTGGATGAACCCGGACCGACTCACGGCCATGGGGCTGACGGCTGAGGATGTTATCGCCGCGGTGCGGCGTCAAAACATTCAGGCCGCCGTCGG
The Desulfosoma caldarium genome window above contains:
- a CDS encoding AzlD family protein, translated to MASVQEMQAFLAIGAAALTTYALRLGGLLLANCLPQHGRFRTFMDALPGTLLVSLVAPNILAAGSWGFLAAACTAALAAKTKNLFLAMLVGMTIVGLARHLFPG
- a CDS encoding TetR/AcrR family transcriptional regulator, producing MALRRDGLATRTRLLEAACEVFAEKGYRGARLVDICRRAGANIAAVNYHFGDKASLYVQAWKHAFRKDLKEGPVVSEHVPPRERFAALIRDLLINFVKKSRHGQFTRLYFQELANPTGLIRDALQELIEPHRLFLLKLLSDLTGLPTNDERLLFSELSIINQCRAVFTVRPEDLEYLLGQPISQDLIDRLAEHIIRFSLGGLRAVTPCLAVDEEEDAPRPS
- a CDS encoding efflux RND transporter periplasmic adaptor subunit codes for the protein MQGRKGFRSQELSRYWRRCAGVCCADNSVRVARWWAALFLTVGLLGWAGVDPILGADPSNSGQNKPVPVGVVPVRVKDVNPATEYVGHVEALQTVDLRARVEGFLQEVRFREGARVRAGDVLYVIEQDLYKARVEASKAQVAQAEAALDRADRYLKRLRAARAESVPATDMDNAVTARAEAAARLQAAKAQLAIDQLQLSYTVVTSPITGRIGRTAYTVGNLVGPSSGVLARIVQEDPIRVVYGVSENDVAAVQAALREAASGKNNRVLAPSLRLLDGTAYASTGTVQFVDNQVDPSTGTIAVRAVFPNPDGLLIPGQYVTVLVKARDPNPLPVVPQSAVLVDQKGHYVLIVDASGTVAARYISLGPTLGTEWAVTSGLVEGEQVIVQGLQKVRPGQTVRPEVLTEQRG